The region CGAGGCCCCCCAGCGCCTTCACGCCGAAGATGCCCGCGGCGATGCCGCCCCAGGCACCGCACAGCCCGTGCAGCGGCCAGACGCCGAGCACATCGTCGATATGCCACCTGTTTTGCGCCAGGGTGAACATATAGACGAACAGCGCGCCCGCCACGGCACCCGTGACCAGCGCGCCAAGCGGATGCATCAGGTCCGAACCAGCGCATACCGCCACCAGGCCGGCCAGCGGCCCGTTGTAGACGAAGCCCGGATCGTTGCGTCCGGCCAGCCAGGCGGCCAGCGTGCCGCCAGTCATCGCCATCAGCGAATTGATCGCCACCAGGCCGCTGATCTTGTCGACGGTCTGCGCGCTCATCACGTTGAAGCCGAACCAGCCCACCGCAAGAATCCAGGCGCCCAGCGCCAGGAACGGGATGTTGGACGGCGGATGCGCGCTGATGCGGCCGTCCTTCTGATAGCGGCCGCGGCGCGCGCCCAGCAGCAGCACCGCAGGCAGCGCAATCCAGCCGCCCAGGGCATGCACCACCACCGAGCCGGCAAAATCGTGGAAGGGCGCGCCGGCGATGCGCGTCAGCCAGTCCTGGACGCCGTAGCGCTGGTTCCACACCATGCCTTCGAAAAACGGATAGACAAAACCCACCAGCACGAACGTGGCAACCAGTTGCGGATTGAAACGCGAGCGTTCGGCAATACCGCCGGAGATAATCGCCGGAATGGCGGCGGCAAAGGTTGCCAGGAAAAAGAACTTGACCAGTTCGTAACCGTTTTTCTGGGCCAGCGTTTCGGCGCCGGAAAAGAACTGCACGCCATAGGCGATGGTGTAGCCAATAAAGAAATAGGCGATGGTGGACACCGCGAAATCCACCAGGATCTTTACCAGCGCGTTGACCTGGTTTTTCTTGCGCACCGTGCCCAGTTCCAGGAAGGCAAAGCCGGCGTGCATGGCCAGCACCATGATGGCGCCAAGCAGGATAAACAGCGCGTCGGTGCCGGTCTTCCAGTTGTCCATAGTGACCTCATGCTCAAAATGGGCGCATCCGTATGCAAAAAGCATTCCAGAGTCGGCCGCATCCTGGTGCCGGCTGCACCGTAGCGGGTAAAGATCCGCACCGGCATGCCGCGGGCGGTCCATCCCTTGGCGCATGGTGGCATCGGCCAGCTGCCAGCGGCCGGACCGCGTGCGCCAAAATGGCGCGAACAAGGGGGCTTTGCGCGACCTGTTGTGGTGCGTCGCCCTATTTGGGGGAATCTGTCCTATGCTGAGTAGTTTTGGGGGCGCGATTTCAGGCCAACCGCCCCGGCCCGGCAAAATGGGGCGCCTGGCAAGTGCGAACAGCAGGGGAAATTGCCCGCTAACCGGCCTCAAGCAAGGATTTGCGGGTTTTTTTGTCGCATTGGTGCCACTGGGGATTGCTCAACGCGCGACGGGCAGATTAGACTGCGCCGATCGATGGCCGGCCGCGAGGCCGGCACATCGGTGACGACGACCAACAAGGGAAATCAGCCATGAATAAAGGTGAACTGGTATCGGCCATCGCCGCGGAAGCAGAATTGAGCAATGCCGCCGCCGAGCGTGCGCTCAACGCAGCGCTGGACAGTATCAAGAAGGCAGTGGCAAAGGGTGATTCTGTAACGCTGGTGGGTTTCGGCAGCTTCGCCGCCGGCAAGCGCGCTGCCCGTACCGGCCGCAATCCGCGCACCGGCGAAACCATCAAGATTCCGGCCGCCAAGACGGTCAAGTTCTCGGCAGGCCAGGGTTTCAAGGACGCCGTGAACAAGAAAAAGTAAGCAGTTTGCGTCCAAAGCGAAAGAAGCGGCCTGGCAGGCCGCTTTTTTTATGTGCCGGTCCCTGCGCCAGCGGGGGCGACGCGGCGCCATGACGCCGCAACGGCGCGGCGATCCGGGTTAAACTGCCGGCGCCCGCAGCCGGCAATCCCGCCCCCGCAATCTTCGTTTCCCGCATCATGAATGACCTGTCCCACCAGCTTTCCATGACCGTGCTGATGACGCCGGACATGGCCAATTTCTCTGGCAACGTCCACGGCGGCACCATCCTCAAGTACCTGGACATGGTGGCGTATGCGTGCGCCAGCCGCTATGCCGGCCGCTACGTGGTCACGCTGTCGGTAGACCAGGTCGTGTTCCGCCAGCCCATCCACGTGGGCGAGCTGGTGACCTTCCTGGCATCGGTCAACTACACCGGCCGCAGCTCGATGGAGATCGGCATCAAGGTGGTGACCGAAAACATCCGCAGCAAGCTGGTGCGCCACACCAACAGTTGCTATTTCACCATGGTGGCGGTGGACGACAACGGCACCCCCGCCGAGGTGCCGCCGCTGGAGCCGCGCGACGAGGTCGAGCGCCAGCGCTTTGCCGCCGCGCAGCAGCGCCGCGCGCTGCGCCAGGAAATGGAAAAGCGCCACGGCGACATCAAGTCGTCGGTGAACTGAGTATCGATGCGTGATACAGCCATGAAGTCCCCACACCCACTCGTTCGACTCCTGTTCGCCGCCGCTTGCGCCAGCGCCGCCGCGGTTGCCGGTGCCGAGGAGATCGGCAGCGTCAGCACCAATTTCCGCATGACCGGATCCGACAAGGTCGTGATCGAAGCCTATGACGACCCGCAGGTGGACGGCATTACCTGCTACGTGTCGCGCGCCCGCACCGGCGGCATCAAGGGCCAGCTCGGCATGGCGGAAGATCCGCCCGAGGCCTCGATCGCTTGCCGGCAGGTGGGGCCGATCGGCTTCAAGGGGCCGATCAAGCAGCAGGACAATGTCTTCTCCGAGCGCATGTCGATCCTGTTCAAGGCGCTGCACGTGGTGCGCGCGGTCGACCGCAAGCGCAATACACTGGTCTACCTGACGTATTCGGACCGCATTGTCAGCGGCAGCCCGCAGAACAGCGTGACCGCGGTGCCGGTGCCGGCGGGCACGGTGATTCCGGTGAAATAAGCGCAGCGGCCGGGGCGGCCCGTCATCAGCGGGCCAGCGCCGCGGTCTCCGCCTGGCAATCGCGCGATGGCCGCGCACCGGCAGCGCGCGCGGCAGCCACTTCACTGCGTGCCCGTTCCAGGTCTGCGCGGAAGGTGGGATCGGCATGCAGCCGTGCCACGGTGGCCGCCGCCATGGTGCGGCCCGCGTTGACATCGCTCTGCCAGTGCACGTTGCACACCACGCGGCTTTGCCCGAAGGCCTGGCCGCGCGCCAGCAGTTCATTGGCGCGCGCGGGCTCGATCTCGGTCAGGATCAGCGCCCAGGCCCAGCCGATGGCGCTGTGGCCGGACGGGTAGGAACCATCCTTCTCCAGCTTGGCGGCCTCGGCCTGCGTGCACATCGGGGTCTTGTTGGCCACGAACGGGCGGGTGCGCTTGTAATGGTCCTTGGCCTTGTACGTGGACAGGCCGGCATCGACCAGGCTGCGGCGCAGCAGCATGTTCAGGTAAGGCGTGTCTTTTTCGCTGACCGGCACGCCCAGCGCGCAGGAGAAGGTGCTGGCGGCCTGCGGGAACGTCAGCTCGGCATCGTCGGACGCCAGCTGCCAGCGTGGCGAACCGCGCAGCGGACCGGCCTGGCGCGCGGCGTCCTCATCCAGCGCCAGCGCGGCCGATCCAGATGCCGGCGGCGCGGGCAGCAGCTGCAGGCTGTCGGGACGCGCATCGGCGGCGAGGTAGCCGGCCGGCACCCCGGGACGCAGCTCCGGCACCGCGGCCAGGTTGGTGCCACCGGCGGCGCAGCCGCCCAGCAGCGCGGCGAGCGCTGCCGCGCCAAGCATCCGCATGGGTTGGGAGAGGGAGGAATCCGGCTTGGCTTGGTCCGTCAATTTGTTTTCCTGGTAAGGGATCGGATCGATGCAGTCCCGCCGCCCCGGCTTACGCGGCGGCGTCGAACAGCTTGCGCAGGTTCGATTTCATGATCTTGCCATTGGCATTGCGCGGCAGCATGTCGTGGTAAATCAGGATACGCACCGGCACCTTGAAGGCTGCCAGCCGCGCGCGCACGAAATCCTGCAGCTCGGCTTCGCTCGCCTGCATGCCCGGTTTCAGGCTCACCACGGCGGCCGGCTCCTCGCCCAGCGTCCGATGCGCCAGGCCGACCACCGAGGCGTCCATGACCGCCGGATGCTCGTACAGCGCGCTTTCGACTTCGATGCAGTAGATGTTCTCGCCGCCGCGGATCAGCATGTCCTTCATCCGGTCGACGATATAGACGTAGCCTTCGTCATCCAGCCGGGCAATGTCGCCGGTGCGCAGCCAGCCATCGACGAAGGTCTGGGCGGTGGCCTCGGGCTTGTTCCAGTAGCCGCGCACGACATTGGCGCCGCGCACCATCAGTTCGCCGGTTTCGCCGGGCGGCAGCGCCTGGCCGCGGCCGTCCACCACCTTCATCTCGCCGATAGGCAGCGCCGGGCCGCTGCTGTCCGGGCGCATCACGTATTCTTCGGCGCTGTGGCTGGTAAAGGTTGACGAGGTTTCGGTCATGCCCCAGCCGATCCCCGGCGCGGCGTGCGGGAATACTTCGCGGATGCGCCGGACCAGCTCGGGCGAGGCGGGCGCGCCGCCGTAGTTGATGTTCTCCAGCGACGACAGGTCGAAGCGGCCGCGCTCGGGATGCTCCAGGATCTGCCAGGCGATGGTCGGCACGCCGCCGGCCGCGGTGCAGCGCTCGCGTTCGATCAGTTCCATGCCGCGCAGCGCGTCCCAGCGGTGCAGCAGTACGATCTTGCCGCCGGTGGCGATGGCGCCGTTGAGCACCGCCATGCAGCCGGTGACGTGGAAGAAGGGCACAGCCAGCAGCATCGATTTCTGCGGCGCGGCCGGATCCGGCGCAGGGATCGGCTCGCCGCGGCGCAGCAGGTTGCGCAGCGGACTGAAGCCGCCGGCCACGGCTACCGAGGTGGAATTGCGGTGCGTGCCGAGCGCACCCTTCGGCTTGCCGGTGGTGCCGGAGGTGTAGAAGATGGTGGCGTCGTCGTCGGGGTCGATGTCGACCGCGGGCGGCGCCTGCTCCGGCAGTGCCGCCCAGCTCGACGAAGGGCCGATCACGCTTTCCAGCGCCATCACGCGCGGCTCGGCCGGCGCGGCGCCCGCGCGCGAGACGTAGATGCGTTCCAGCGCCGGGCAGCCGGGCAGGTGTTCGAGGATGCGGTCGAGCCGCTCGGCATCGACGATGGCGATGCGGCTGCCGGAATCGGCCAGCCCATATTCCAGCTCCTGGCCGGTCCACCAGGCATTGAGCGGGGTCACGATGGCGCCGGCCAGCAGTGCGCCGTAGAACGCCACCGGCCACTCGGGCAGGTTGCGCATGGCCAGCGCCACGCGGTCGCCCTTGCGCACGCCGTCGCGCACCAGCGCCTGGGCCATGGCGATGGCGGCGCGCAGAAACGCATCGTAGGAGACCCGCTCGTCCTCGTACACCACGAAGGTGCGATCGGCAAACGCGCGCGTGGCCAGCAGCAGCTCACGCAGCGTGGGCGGTGCGTTTTTCCAGACGGTGGTGGGAACGCCGCGGATCACGCGCGTTTCCGTTTCGAACGGCGCGCCCGGCGCGGTCAGGCGGGCGTGGGCGTCGGCCAGCGACATGACTGGCCAGTTGCCGGCCAACTGCGGATTGCTCGACATGGACTGCCTCCCGGAACTGCACTGCAGATTGAGGGAAATGCAGGAAAGCGGCCGGCGCAGTCAGCGCCGGCCGCCTTGCAACGCTTGCGTCAACGCCTCAGATGGTCACGCCGCCGTCCACCACCATGGCCTGGCCGGTCATGAAGGTGCTGGCCGCGGAGGCCAGGAACACGGCCGCGCCGGCGATCTCGACGGGCTCGCCGATGCGGCGCAGCGGGGCGCCCTGGGTGGACTGCTTGTAGCGCTCGGGATCTTCCCACAGCGCGCGCGCGAAGTCGGTCTTGATCAGCCCCGGGGCGATGCAGTTCACGCGCACATTGTGCGGCCCGAACTCGACCGCAAGGTTGCGCGCCAGCTGGAAGTCGGCAGCCTTGGAAATGTTGTAGACGCCGATGGTGGGCGAGCCGCGCAGGCCGCCGATCGACGACACGATGATGATCGAGCCGTCCTTGCGGTCGATCATCTGCGGCGCCACCATCTGGATCAGCCAGTGGTTGGAGATGACGTTGTTGTCCAGTACCTTGCGGAACTGGTCGTCCGAGACGCCGCTCATCGGCCCGTAGTACGGATTGGAGGCGGCATTGCAGACCAGCACGTCGATCTTGCCGAAGGCGCGGTTGGTCTCGTCGACCAGGCGCTGCAGGTCGTCCTTCGAAGAGATATTGGCCGGGACCGCAATCGCGGTGCCGGCGCCGTGGTGGGCGTTGATGGCATCCACCACTTCCTGGCAGGCCTCGGCCTTGCGCGAGGAAATCACCACCCTGGCGCCCTGTACCGCCATCTGCTCGGCAATGGCGCGGCCGATGCCGCGCGATGAGCCCGTGACGATGGCAACCTTGCCCGTCAGATCGAACAATGACATGGAGTCTCCTGTATGGCTGTGCCGGTCTCAGCGATGCTGGCCGGCTTGTGCTGGCGGCGGCGTGCCGCGCTGTTGTCCTGCGGACGCGCCCGCGGGGCGGCATCGCCGGGACATTATGTGGCGCTGCCATGGCCGCGTCCACAGCGCGGAGTGCCGCGTAACGGCCTTATCAGCATTCTTTCTGCGGGCAATGCGCGCCGTGCATGGCGCGGATGCTGCATCGCGCAACCGCGCGCTTCAGCTGCCCGCGGATGCCTCTTCGGGTGCCAGCAAGGCGGGAAGCGCCGCCATCAGCCCGTCCTGCAGCTCCTGGTCCAGCAGGAGGCCAAAGCGGTCCGACAGGACCTGCACCACCGCGTCGGCATGCCGGAGGTGCGTACGGCGCACGCTGCCGTCCGGTGCCCGTTCGGCCAGTTCGCCGTTGGCCAGTGTTACCCGCGTGCCGCCGTCGGTGCGTGCGGCCATCAGGCGCTGCAGGAAGACGCTGGCGGGGTGCGTCGAGACATACCAGTTGCGCGCCACGAAATCGATCGGCAGCTGCGGCGTCAGGTCGAAGCGGTAGATCGGAATCCAGCCCGCCTCGCCGCGCGCCTGCAGATCACAGGTGTGGAAGGCGCTGGCGCCAGCCTGTGCCGGGGCGGGCGCCAGCCGGTAGGGAAAGCCATCGTCGGCCGGCTCCGACAGCGCCATGGCGCGAAACGGCGTGGGGCCGCCGAAGCCGACATCGGCCAGATAGCTGCGGTGCGCCACTTCCACGCGCAGCAGCATGTGCGAGGTCATGGTCGGCACGTCGTCCGGCACGCCCCAGCGCACGCGCGCGGCCAGCGGCGTTACCTCGAAGCCGAGCGCGCCGAGCCCGGCGGCGAGCAAGGTATTGAGTTCGAAGCAGTAGCCGCCGCGCCGGCGCGTGACCAGCTTGTCGAATACGGCATCCAGCTCGATGCGCACCGGGCGGCGCAGCAGTGGATCGACGTTCTCGAACGGAATGCCGGCGAGGTGCGCGGCCAGCACCGCATCCAGCGCTTGCAGCGTGGGCGAGGGCGGCGCGGCAATGCCCAGGCGCGCCAGCCAGGCGTCCAGTTGGGCGGCGTCGAGGGTAGTCATGGTATGCGGGACTCCGGTAGGGTGCGGTCAGTTGAGCGTTTCGAGCGCCGGCAGATCGAGCAGTTCGATGCCGCCATATTGCAGACGCAGCAGGCCCTGCGCTTCGAGCTCGCGCAGTGCGTGGTTCACGGTCTGGCGCGACAGGCCCAGCATCTGCGCCAGCTGCTCTTGCGCAATGCGCACACGGCGTACGGCGCTGGCGTGTGGCAGGTTGCCGTAGCCATGCGCCATCGCGGCCAGCCGCCGCGCGACACGGGCCGCCGGCGGCAACAACTGCGCTTCCTCGACGTAGTGGAAGGCCTCGCGGGTCTTGGCGGCCAGCAGTTGGCCGAACGCCTGCCACCATGCCGGCTGCTGCGCGAGGCGCTGCGCCAGGGCGGCGCGCGGCACATGCCACAGCGTGGCGGCGGTGGCCGCGCGCGCGTCATGCGTGCGCGGCAATCCGTCGAACAGGCAGATCTCGCCGAACCAGGTGCCCGGCTCCAGCAGCCCCATCACCGCGGCCTTGCCCGATTCGCCGCTGGTGTGGATCTGCATGGTGCCGCTGGCGACACAATACAGGCCATCGAAGCGATCGCCGCGCGCAAACAGGGTTTCGCCCGCGACCAGCCGGCGCAGGCTGCCGTCGTCCAGCAGGGCCTGCCGCAGCGCTGGCGGCAACTGGCTGAACCACGCGCCGGCGCGCACCGCGGCAAGTGGGTCGCTGCATGGCACCATGGGGTTCGACATCGTATTCGCGGCTGCGCCTGAGCGGGGTGTGGGGCGAGGAGATCAGGGTGTGGCGGGCGCGTCAGTCCCATGCCGGTCTCCATGTCCTGGCGCCGGCCGGAATGTCAAAAACCTGACAGACCGGCCAGTGCTCGACCACTACTATAAATCCACCTCGCGCCGCCGCGCGCGCACCATAGCGCAGTCCAGGAGACGCCCCCGTGAAAACCCTGATCGAACATCTCGCCAACTACGCCGCCTATCATCGCGACCCGCGCAACATCTTCACCCATTTCCTGGGCATCCCGCTGATCGTGCTGGCGGTGACCACGCTGCTGGCGCGGCCGGCCCTGGCGCTGGGCGATGGCAATACCTACCTGACGCCCGCCATGCTGCTGTACATCCTGTCGTGCCTGTTCTACCTGCGCCTGTCGCTGGGCTTCGGGGTGGCGATGGCGTTGATCCTGGCGGTGTTCCTCTATGCGGGCGCGCATATCGCGGCGATGCCGACGGACTGGTGGCTCGCGATCGGCATCGGGCTGTTCGTAGTGGGATGGGTGATCCAGTTCATCGGCCACTATTACGAGGGGCGCAAGCCCGCGTTCGTCGACGACCTGGTCGGCCTGCTGATCGGCCCCTTGTTCCTGGTTGCAGAAACCGCCTTTGCATTGGGCCTGGCGCGTGATACGCGCGATGCCATGGCGGCGCGCGCGCACTGATCAGGGCTGCCCGGCGGGCAGCCGCAGACGGGCGGCCAGACCGCCCAGCGGGCTCGCTGCCAGCACCAGGCCGC is a window of Cupriavidus taiwanensis LMG 19424 DNA encoding:
- a CDS encoding arylamine N-acetyltransferase family protein, whose product is MTTLDAAQLDAWLARLGIAAPPSPTLQALDAVLAAHLAGIPFENVDPLLRRPVRIELDAVFDKLVTRRRGGYCFELNTLLAAGLGALGFEVTPLAARVRWGVPDDVPTMTSHMLLRVEVAHRSYLADVGFGGPTPFRAMALSEPADDGFPYRLAPAPAQAGASAFHTCDLQARGEAGWIPIYRFDLTPQLPIDFVARNWYVSTHPASVFLQRLMAARTDGGTRVTLANGELAERAPDGSVRRTHLRHADAVVQVLSDRFGLLLDQELQDGLMAALPALLAPEEASAGS
- a CDS encoding Crp/Fnr family transcriptional regulator; the protein is MVPCSDPLAAVRAGAWFSQLPPALRQALLDDGSLRRLVAGETLFARGDRFDGLYCVASGTMQIHTSGESGKAAVMGLLEPGTWFGEICLFDGLPRTHDARAATAATLWHVPRAALAQRLAQQPAWWQAFGQLLAAKTREAFHYVEEAQLLPPAARVARRLAAMAHGYGNLPHASAVRRVRIAQEQLAQMLGLSRQTVNHALRELEAQGLLRLQYGGIELLDLPALETLN
- a CDS encoding class I adenylate-forming enzyme family protein; the protein is MSSNPQLAGNWPVMSLADAHARLTAPGAPFETETRVIRGVPTTVWKNAPPTLRELLLATRAFADRTFVVYEDERVSYDAFLRAAIAMAQALVRDGVRKGDRVALAMRNLPEWPVAFYGALLAGAIVTPLNAWWTGQELEYGLADSGSRIAIVDAERLDRILEHLPGCPALERIYVSRAGAAPAEPRVMALESVIGPSSSWAALPEQAPPAVDIDPDDDATIFYTSGTTGKPKGALGTHRNSTSVAVAGGFSPLRNLLRRGEPIPAPDPAAPQKSMLLAVPFFHVTGCMAVLNGAIATGGKIVLLHRWDALRGMELIERERCTAAGGVPTIAWQILEHPERGRFDLSSLENINYGGAPASPELVRRIREVFPHAAPGIGWGMTETSSTFTSHSAEEYVMRPDSSGPALPIGEMKVVDGRGQALPPGETGELMVRGANVVRGYWNKPEATAQTFVDGWLRTGDIARLDDEGYVYIVDRMKDMLIRGGENIYCIEVESALYEHPAVMDASVVGLAHRTLGEEPAAVVSLKPGMQASEAELQDFVRARLAAFKVPVRILIYHDMLPRNANGKIMKSNLRKLFDAAA
- a CDS encoding CreA family protein, coding for MKSPHPLVRLLFAAACASAAAVAGAEEIGSVSTNFRMTGSDKVVIEAYDDPQVDGITCYVSRARTGGIKGQLGMAEDPPEASIACRQVGPIGFKGPIKQQDNVFSERMSILFKALHVVRAVDRKRNTLVYLTYSDRIVSGSPQNSVTAVPVPAGTVIPVK
- a CDS encoding SDR family oxidoreductase, yielding MSLFDLTGKVAIVTGSSRGIGRAIAEQMAVQGARVVISSRKAEACQEVVDAINAHHGAGTAIAVPANISSKDDLQRLVDETNRAFGKIDVLVCNAASNPYYGPMSGVSDDQFRKVLDNNVISNHWLIQMVAPQMIDRKDGSIIIVSSIGGLRGSPTIGVYNISKAADFQLARNLAVEFGPHNVRVNCIAPGLIKTDFARALWEDPERYKQSTQGAPLRRIGEPVEIAGAAVFLASAASTFMTGQAMVVDGGVTI
- a CDS encoding ammonium transporter, which translates into the protein MDNWKTGTDALFILLGAIMVLAMHAGFAFLELGTVRKKNQVNALVKILVDFAVSTIAYFFIGYTIAYGVQFFSGAETLAQKNGYELVKFFFLATFAAAIPAIISGGIAERSRFNPQLVATFVLVGFVYPFFEGMVWNQRYGVQDWLTRIAGAPFHDFAGSVVVHALGGWIALPAVLLLGARRGRYQKDGRISAHPPSNIPFLALGAWILAVGWFGFNVMSAQTVDKISGLVAINSLMAMTGGTLAAWLAGRNDPGFVYNGPLAGLVAVCAGSDLMHPLGALVTGAVAGALFVYMFTLAQNRWHIDDVLGVWPLHGLCGAWGGIAAGIFGVKALGGLGGVSLGAQLLGTLLGIVVALAGGTLVYGTLKRLVGIRLDPEGEFNGADLTVHRISATPERETNW
- a CDS encoding HU family DNA-binding protein; this encodes MNKGELVSAIAAEAELSNAAAERALNAALDSIKKAVAKGDSVTLVGFGSFAAGKRAARTGRNPRTGETIKIPAAKTVKFSAGQGFKDAVNKKK
- a CDS encoding Mpo1 family 2-hydroxy fatty acid dioxygenase; this encodes MKTLIEHLANYAAYHRDPRNIFTHFLGIPLIVLAVTTLLARPALALGDGNTYLTPAMLLYILSCLFYLRLSLGFGVAMALILAVFLYAGAHIAAMPTDWWLAIGIGLFVVGWVIQFIGHYYEGRKPAFVDDLVGLLIGPLFLVAETAFALGLARDTRDAMAARAH
- a CDS encoding acid phosphatase; its protein translation is MTDQAKPDSSLSQPMRMLGAAALAALLGGCAAGGTNLAAVPELRPGVPAGYLAADARPDSLQLLPAPPASGSAALALDEDAARQAGPLRGSPRWQLASDDAELTFPQAASTFSCALGVPVSEKDTPYLNMLLRRSLVDAGLSTYKAKDHYKRTRPFVANKTPMCTQAEAAKLEKDGSYPSGHSAIGWAWALILTEIEPARANELLARGQAFGQSRVVCNVHWQSDVNAGRTMAAATVARLHADPTFRADLERARSEVAAARAAGARPSRDCQAETAALAR
- a CDS encoding acyl-CoA thioesterase, which translates into the protein MNDLSHQLSMTVLMTPDMANFSGNVHGGTILKYLDMVAYACASRYAGRYVVTLSVDQVVFRQPIHVGELVTFLASVNYTGRSSMEIGIKVVTENIRSKLVRHTNSCYFTMVAVDDNGTPAEVPPLEPRDEVERQRFAAAQQRRALRQEMEKRHGDIKSSVN